A window of Juglans regia cultivar Chandler chromosome 7, Walnut 2.0, whole genome shotgun sequence contains these coding sequences:
- the LOC108982927 gene encoding B3 domain-containing protein Os01g0234100-like: MDPEVWREGKEEKEGNAKHDTAEEMLLISTELDDVTLAELSKTPKSKRISWHSSCTGENRKAMDNKKERLSNIKKGNPESKIKHATSNQAAEKAILSSKQGKTLMDGRAVIRAEEIRSNLPPEYPSFVKSLVRSHVASCFWMGLPLAFCKAHLPDKDTPVILEDECGKQHELKYIAVKTGLSSGWRQFSVAHKLLEGDVLVFQLVEPTKFKVYIIRPNDLNEVDGTLGLLNLNSQTKLSGAGMGKATSSNPKRKLPKCLPIGIDDMKKKSGLPKSVPYLRQLAEQSQNDSTEEVVSEVMEDFKLSERVLKFEDIKSFLNFRILVDGMSIDSEFPDDIRKKYYKLCCSQNAFLHDRLVKGINYKLVAGIISETVNIAYAIKASNLTTSQGEFSTWDKTLLGFEHLGMDVKFLRSRLHSIASLANESESESYTRSYLEVRTERGSIENEMRNIEVKLSELKEACYGFGAYIDNMKSKAEIYELNLQGEVTAPW; the protein is encoded by the exons ATGGATCCCGAGGTTTGGAGGGAGGGGAAGGAAGAGAAGGAGGGGAATGCGAAGCACGATACGGCGGAGGAGATGCTCCTGATATCCACGGAGTTGGACGACGTAACTCTGGCGGAGCTATCCAAGACTCCCAAGTCCAAGCGCATTTCTTGGCACTCTTCCTGcacc GGCGAGAACAGGAAGGCGAtggataataaaaaagaaaggctCTCGAACATCAAGAAGGGCAATCCGGAATCCAAAATTAAGCAC GCTACATCGAATCAGGCAGCAGAGAAGGCAATATTGAG CTCTAAACAAGGCAAAACTCTAATGGATGGACGTGCTGTGATTCGAGCTGAGGAAATTCGGTCAAATCTACCTCCTGAATACCCTAGCTTTGTCAAGTCATTGGTCAGATCACATGTTGCTAGTTGTTTTTGGATG GGGCTTCCTCTGGCATTCTGTAAGGCACACTTACCAGATAAGGATACTCCCGTCATTTTGGAAGATGAATGTGGAAAACAACATGAGTTGAAATATATTGCGGTCAAGACAGGATTGAGTTCTGGTTGGAGGCAGTTTTCTGTTGCACACAAATTGCTCGAGGGAGATGTTTTGGTCTTCCAATTAGTTGAACCTACCAAATTTAAG GTTTACATAATTAGGCCAAATGACTTGAATGAAGTGGATGGGACTCTTGGCCTTCTAAACTTGAATTCTCAGACAAAACTAAGTGGTGCAG GGATGGGTAAAGCAACTTCTAGTAATCCAAAGAGGAAACTGCCGAAGTGTCTACCTATTGGTATCGATGACATGAAGAAAAAGAGTGGCCTCCCAAAGTCGGTTCCTTACCTTCGGCAGCTGGCAGAACAATCTCAAAATGATAGTACTGAAGAGGTCGTTTCAGAAGTTATGGAAGACTTTAAGTTGTCTGAGCGAGTTCTTAAGTTCGAAGACatcaaaagttttttgaatttcagGATTCTAGTTGATGGAATGTCCATAGATTCTGAATTCCCCGATGATATTAGAAAGAAATACTACAAGCTATGCTGCAGTCAGAATGCATTTCTTCACGACCGTCTAGTGAAGGGCATCAATTACAAGTTGGTAGCTGGAATTATATCTGAGACTGTTAACATTGCTTATGCCATAAAAGCTAGCAACCTCACTACCTCTCAGGGGGAATTTTCTACTTGGGACAAGACTTTGCTAGGCTTTGAGCATTTGGGCATGGACGTCAAGTTCTTACGCTCTCGGCTACACAGTATCGCAAGCCTTGCCAATGAATCAGAAAGTGAGTCTTACACCAGGAGTTACTTGGAAGTCAGAACTGAACGAGGTAGcatagaaaatgaaatgaggaATATCGAAGTAAAGCTATCGGAATTAAAGGAGGCGTGTTATGGATTTGGTGCTTATATTGATAACATGAAGTCGAAAGCTGAAATCTACGAGCTCAATTTACAGGGAGAGGTTACCGCTCCCTGGTGA
- the LOC108982934 gene encoding uncharacterized protein LOC108982934, which yields MACLDMYNSEHKGHHCAPMSPRISFSSDFVDVQQNTKQERSSREAPVSSDFEFSVTNYSMMSADELFFKGRFLPFKDNYNQMQRTTTLREELLVDDDHEHISPRPPKGSTRWKGLLGLKRTHIGSKKADKSEGSVERVVESKRSGLVHEEAHTSKTSQEMLN from the exons ATGGCATGCTTAGACATGTACAACTCCGAGCATAAGGGTCACCACTGCGCTCCAATGAGCCCAAGGATTtccttttccagcgattttgtTGATGTCCAGCAGAATACCAAGCAAGAGAGAAGCTCCAGGGAAGCACCAGTTTCCTCGGACTTTGAGTTTTCTGTGACAAACTATTCCATGATGAGCGCTGACGAGCTTTTCTTCAAAGGCAGATTTTTGCCTTTCAAGGACAATTACAACCAGATGCAGAGGACTACAACTCTGAGGGAAGAGCTTCttgttgatgatgatcatgaacaTATCTCTCCAAGGCCACCTAAGGGATCGACTCGGTGGAAAGGGCTTCTGGGTCTGAAAAGAACCCACATAGGGTCGAAGAAAGCTGATAAGAGTGAAGGATCTGTGGAAAGAGTGGTTGAAAGTAAAAGGTCTGGTTTGGTCCACGAGGAAGCCCATACTAGCAAGACTTCGCAG GAGATGTTGAATTAA